From the Desulfovibrionales bacterium genome, one window contains:
- the ligA gene encoding NAD-dependent DNA ligase LigA, translated as MEKTTKEIEQRIKKLREDIHYHNYRYYVLDSPVISDAEYDQLMRELIELEEKYPHLITPDSPTQRVGAAPLEKFGTARHALPMLSLENAFDEGEAREFEQRIKRFLRMDGLIDYVAEPKMDGLAIEIVYEDGLLSTASTRGDGVTGEDVTQNVRTIKSIPLRLQRGESIPGRLEARGEVFLSLKAFKEINQQRIRDGESPFANPRNAAAGSLRQLDPRVTARRPLDFFAYGVGVVEGRSFTSQWEILTVLPKWGIKVNPLIRRCKGIEGCIDYFQELEGRRRSLAYEIDGMVIKVDSFSLQDRLGVKTRSPRWAVAYKFPANQASTRILDIQVQVGRTGTLTPVAIMEPVNIGGVEVSRATLHNQDEIARKDIRTGDVVLVQRAGEVIPEVVKSIPEKRTGKEKKFVMPERCPVCGARVVQLPDEVAVRCPNASCPAQVKESIAHFASKGGMDIEGLGEKIVAQLVDSGVIKDAADLYYLSREQILALERFAVRSTENILVAIDKSKQTSLSSFLYALGIRYVGEKTAQILAEKFGSMEAIEKAFMEQLMEIDEIGPQVAASVTTFFAEKKNQDVIHRLLAAGVRPAPPVPIGPRPLAGQSFVFTGGLESFSRDEAKNKVKELGGIVSSSASRKTNYVVAGKDPGSKLAKARELGVTILTEEEFKRLIGT; from the coding sequence ATGGAGAAAACAACTAAAGAGATCGAGCAGAGGATAAAAAAGCTGCGTGAGGATATCCATTACCATAACTACCGTTACTATGTTTTGGATAGCCCGGTCATTTCCGATGCGGAATATGATCAGTTAATGCGCGAGCTTATTGAACTGGAAGAGAAATACCCTCATCTTATTACCCCGGATTCACCTACACAGCGGGTCGGGGCAGCGCCCCTGGAAAAATTCGGCACGGCGAGGCATGCTCTTCCTATGCTCAGCCTGGAGAATGCCTTTGATGAGGGCGAGGCGCGGGAGTTTGAACAGCGCATAAAAAGGTTTCTGCGCATGGACGGGCTTATTGACTACGTGGCTGAGCCCAAGATGGACGGCCTGGCTATAGAAATTGTCTATGAAGACGGTTTGCTTAGTACGGCATCGACAAGGGGTGATGGGGTAACCGGAGAGGATGTAACCCAGAATGTGCGCACCATAAAGTCCATCCCGCTCAGGCTGCAACGTGGCGAGTCTATACCGGGACGCCTTGAGGCACGCGGGGAGGTATTTTTAAGCCTCAAGGCCTTCAAAGAGATTAATCAGCAGCGCATTAGAGACGGCGAGTCGCCCTTCGCCAATCCGCGCAATGCCGCGGCCGGTTCCCTGAGGCAGTTAGACCCCAGAGTTACGGCCAGACGCCCCCTTGATTTCTTTGCTTATGGGGTAGGGGTGGTGGAGGGCAGGTCATTTACCAGCCAATGGGAGATACTCACGGTACTGCCGAAGTGGGGGATAAAGGTGAACCCCCTTATTCGCCGTTGCAAAGGGATTGAGGGGTGTATCGATTATTTTCAGGAACTCGAAGGGAGACGTCGCAGTCTTGCCTACGAGATCGATGGCATGGTGATCAAGGTTGATTCTTTCAGCCTTCAGGATCGCCTTGGTGTCAAGACCCGCAGCCCCAGGTGGGCCGTGGCCTATAAGTTTCCGGCAAACCAGGCCAGTACGCGTATTCTTGATATCCAGGTTCAGGTGGGGAGAACCGGGACCCTGACGCCGGTGGCTATTATGGAGCCGGTGAATATAGGCGGCGTTGAGGTCAGCCGGGCCACCTTGCACAATCAGGATGAGATCGCCCGCAAGGACATCCGGACAGGTGATGTTGTTCTGGTTCAGCGCGCGGGTGAGGTCATACCGGAAGTAGTTAAATCGATTCCGGAAAAGAGGACCGGTAAAGAAAAAAAATTTGTCATGCCGGAGAGATGTCCGGTGTGCGGGGCCAGGGTGGTGCAACTGCCGGACGAAGTGGCCGTTCGCTGCCCCAATGCCTCCTGCCCGGCCCAGGTGAAGGAATCCATAGCCCACTTTGCATCCAAGGGCGGTATGGATATTGAGGGGCTGGGTGAAAAGATAGTGGCGCAACTGGTGGACTCCGGCGTTATTAAGGATGCGGCCGATCTTTATTATCTGAGCCGGGAGCAGATTCTGGCCTTGGAACGCTTTGCCGTAAGGTCCACAGAGAACATCCTGGTCGCGATTGACAAAAGCAAGCAAACCTCATTGTCGAGTTTCCTGTATGCCCTGGGTATCCGTTACGTGGGCGAAAAGACGGCCCAGATTCTGGCCGAAAAATTCGGCAGCATGGAGGCCATTGAAAAGGCCTTTATGGAGCAACTCATGGAGATAGATGAGATCGGTCCTCAGGTAGCGGCCAGCGTCACTACGTTCTTTGCTGAAAAGAAAAATCAGGATGTGATCCATCGCCTCCTTGCCGCCGGGGTGCGCCCCGCCCCGCCTGTTCCCATTGGACCCCGTCCGCTTGCCGGGCAGAGTTTTGTCTTTACAGGCGGCCTGGAATCCTTTTCCAGAGATGAGGCCAAGAACAAGGTCAAGGAACTGGGCGGGATAGTATCTTCCTCTGCGAGCCGCAAGACGAATTATGTGGTAGCCGGTAAGGACCCGGGATCAAAACTGGCCAAGGCCAGGGAGTTAGGAGTGACCATACTGACTGAAGAGGAATTTAAAAGGCTGATCGGGACGTGA
- a CDS encoding PhoH family protein, whose translation MKAHSSSPVDTSTLKLDFKDNALAKALFGEQNQNLKLLEQHLGVHAGVKGNTLTLTGLLPDVQLAAEICRQLYDLLHSGYPIYPHDAEYAIRILSSDPSVKLKDIFLDTVYITSGKRVVTPKSLAQKEYIDAMRKHDIVFGIGPAGTGKTYLAMAMAVSALVKEEVLRIILARPAVEAGERLGFLPGDLYEKVNPYLRPLYDALYDMMNFERATKLIQRGVIEVAPLAFMRGRTLNDSFVILDEAQNSTSEQMKMFLTRLGFGSKAVITGDITQIDLPEGKPSGLIEARRILEGIPGIRFVYFSKRDVIRHRLVQEIIHAYEKVDAEKGRAH comes from the coding sequence TTGAAAGCCCATTCTTCATCGCCGGTAGATACATCTACCCTCAAACTGGATTTTAAAGATAATGCCCTGGCCAAAGCGCTATTTGGCGAACAAAACCAGAATCTCAAACTGCTGGAGCAGCACTTGGGTGTTCACGCCGGAGTCAAGGGCAACACATTGACTTTAACCGGTCTGTTGCCGGACGTCCAATTGGCCGCGGAGATATGCCGGCAGTTATATGACCTTCTGCACTCCGGCTATCCCATATACCCGCATGACGCGGAATATGCCATCCGGATTCTGAGCAGCGATCCCTCCGTAAAGTTAAAAGATATATTCCTCGATACCGTGTATATTACTTCCGGCAAGAGGGTGGTTACTCCCAAAAGTCTTGCCCAGAAAGAATATATCGACGCCATGCGCAAGCATGACATTGTCTTCGGCATCGGGCCGGCGGGTACCGGCAAGACCTATCTGGCCATGGCTATGGCCGTCTCCGCATTGGTGAAAGAAGAGGTCTTAAGGATTATACTGGCCCGCCCCGCGGTCGAGGCCGGAGAAAGACTTGGCTTTCTTCCCGGTGATCTCTATGAAAAGGTCAATCCCTACCTCAGGCCCCTTTACGATGCCCTGTACGATATGATGAACTTTGAGAGGGCCACTAAACTTATTCAGCGCGGGGTGATAGAAGTAGCCCCCCTGGCCTTCATGCGCGGAAGGACACTAAACGACTCTTTTGTTATATTGGACGAGGCCCAGAACAGCACCTCCGAACAGATGAAAATGTTTCTGACCCGGCTCGGATTTGGGTCCAAGGCCGTAATCACCGGGGATATAACCCAGATCGACCTTCCGGAAGGCAAACCATCGGGACTGATCGAGGCGCGTAGGATACTGGAGGGCATTCCAGGCATACGTTTTGTGTATTTCTCTAAAAGAGATGTCATCAGGCACAGACTGGTCCAGGAAATTATCCACGCCTACGAAAAAGTAGATGCCGAAAAAGGGCGTGCACATTAG
- a CDS encoding acylphosphatase, with protein sequence MVRAHVIINGRVQGVFFRYSTQEEATRLGLKGWVKNRHDGQVEAVFEGDEPTVEKMLKWCHQGPPHAVVNKVDVNWEDYKGESDRFDIRY encoded by the coding sequence ATGGTAAGAGCGCATGTTATAATTAATGGTCGTGTGCAGGGGGTCTTTTTCCGGTACTCCACGCAAGAGGAGGCCACCCGCCTCGGACTCAAGGGTTGGGTAAAAAACAGGCATGACGGGCAGGTGGAGGCGGTCTTCGAGGGAGATGAACCGACTGTTGAGAAGATGCTGAAATGGTGCCATCAGGGACCGCCACATGCAGTAGTGAATAAGGTCGATGTAAACTGGGAGGATTATAAAGGGGAATCTGATAGATTTGATATACGTTATTAA
- the queC gene encoding 7-cyano-7-deazaguanine synthase QueC, with protein MKRDLAIILVSGGLDSCVTAAIAAHQYEVAFLHVNYGQRTEGRELTAFYAIADNYDVSRRLIVDIGYLLQIGGSSLTDRNIPVPEAGRIQSGEIPTTYVPFRNTHLVAIAVSWAEVIGARKVFIGATEVDSSGYPDCRKGYFDAYNNLIRLGTRPETDISIETPLIDLSKEEVVRRGLELKAPLHLTWSCYKNEDVACGRCDSCILRLKGFRLAGVPDPISYAS; from the coding sequence GTGAAAAGAGACTTGGCCATTATTTTGGTAAGCGGCGGCCTGGATAGCTGTGTGACCGCAGCTATCGCTGCCCATCAATATGAGGTCGCCTTTTTACATGTGAATTACGGCCAGCGCACGGAAGGGCGGGAGCTTACCGCCTTTTACGCTATTGCTGATAATTATGACGTTTCGAGGCGGCTGATCGTCGATATCGGCTATCTCCTTCAGATAGGCGGTTCAAGCCTTACTGACCGGAACATTCCTGTCCCTGAGGCCGGCCGTATCCAAAGCGGAGAGATTCCAACCACGTATGTCCCCTTCCGAAATACGCATCTCGTCGCCATTGCCGTATCCTGGGCTGAAGTAATCGGCGCCAGGAAGGTTTTCATCGGGGCCACTGAGGTGGACAGTTCCGGTTACCCGGATTGCCGAAAGGGCTATTTCGATGCCTATAATAATCTCATAAGGCTGGGTACGCGGCCCGAGACAGATATAAGCATTGAGACCCCGCTGATTGACCTTTCAAAGGAAGAAGTGGTGCGCCGCGGCTTGGAGCTTAAGGCCCCGTTGCATCTGACCTGGTCCTGTTATAAGAATGAAGATGTGGCCTGCGGACGATGCGATTCCTGTATCTTGCGCCTCAAAGGGTTCAGATTGGCCGGTGTGCCGGACCCGATTTCTTACGCCTCCTGA
- the queD gene encoding 6-carboxytetrahydropterin synthase QueD, whose product MYEVFIRSHFSAAHHLRDYPGNCEKHHGHNWSIEVAVRCASLDNMGMGVDFRIIKKTLSEVLSDLDHTDLNELPYFKEKNPSSENIAAYIYERLKPYFDGKQCRLHRVTVGETPETGVSYLED is encoded by the coding sequence ATGTACGAAGTATTTATCCGTTCCCACTTTTCAGCCGCCCACCACCTGCGGGATTATCCGGGGAACTGCGAGAAACACCACGGGCATAATTGGTCAATAGAGGTTGCTGTGAGGTGCGCCTCCCTGGATAATATGGGTATGGGCGTGGATTTCAGAATTATTAAGAAGACCCTCTCCGAGGTCCTCTCGGATTTAGACCATACCGACCTGAACGAACTGCCTTACTTTAAGGAAAAGAATCCATCATCGGAGAATATTGCCGCCTATATCTATGAGAGATTGAAGCCATACTTTGACGGCAAGCAGTGCCGGCTCCATCGGGTGACCGTCGGTGAAACACCGGAGACGGGCGTCAGCTATCTGGAGGATTAA
- the tatC gene encoding twin-arginine translocase subunit TatC, with protein MKTEKLPLTGHLEELRRCLVISFMAIGIGFLFSYAFSQEIFDLLARPLYRLLPPGDALIFTGYPEAFFLYLKLAFFAGVVEAGPVILYQVWTFIEPGLYEHEKKMAVPFVLASTFFFVCGLLFAYFVVFPVAFKFFLGYNSEHLSAVPAIGEYFSFATRLLLAFGLVFEFPVVMCFLARMHVVTVSFLRRNRKYAILGIFILAALITPTPDVVNQLLMAGPLLVLYELSIFLIWLMERRSGTARE; from the coding sequence ATGAAGACAGAAAAACTCCCCCTCACTGGCCATCTGGAAGAATTGCGCAGGTGTCTGGTCATCTCATTCATGGCTATAGGTATTGGGTTTCTCTTTTCCTATGCCTTTTCACAGGAGATTTTTGACCTATTGGCCCGTCCCCTTTACAGGCTGCTTCCGCCGGGTGATGCGCTTATATTTACCGGTTATCCGGAGGCATTTTTTCTTTATCTCAAACTGGCTTTTTTTGCCGGTGTGGTTGAGGCCGGCCCGGTTATTCTTTATCAAGTCTGGACCTTTATTGAACCCGGGCTTTATGAGCATGAGAAAAAAATGGCCGTACCATTCGTTTTGGCCTCCACCTTCTTCTTTGTCTGTGGACTACTTTTTGCCTACTTTGTCGTGTTTCCGGTGGCTTTTAAATTTTTCTTGGGCTACAATTCCGAGCACCTGAGCGCTGTGCCTGCCATAGGCGAATACTTTTCCTTTGCTACGCGTCTTCTTCTGGCCTTTGGTCTGGTTTTTGAGTTTCCGGTGGTGATGTGCTTCCTGGCCAGAATGCACGTGGTAACCGTATCATTTTTGAGACGAAACCGGAAGTATGCTATCTTAGGTATATTTATCCTGGCCGCCCTGATTACTCCTACGCCGGACGTCGTAAATCAGTTGCTTATGGCCGGCCCTCTTCTTGTGCTCTATGAATTAAGTATTTTCTTGATATGGCTTATGGAACGGCGGTCGGGGACTGCAAGGGAATAG
- the ybeY gene encoding rRNA maturation RNase YbeY — protein sequence MPILISNKQKTIRIDRRKIREKAEKLLRNLAHPDAELSILFVNDEEITRLNELYLKRSGPTNVISFPMQSPDLPGIHPEILGDVVISMETAGREAGQEDISLEAKTDWLLVHGILHLLGYDHEKAKDARAMFKKEKEMLDILRRD from the coding sequence ATGCCGATTCTGATCAGCAACAAACAAAAGACGATAAGGATCGACCGCCGAAAGATAAGGGAAAAAGCGGAGAAACTTTTAAGAAACTTGGCTCATCCTGACGCCGAGCTGAGTATTCTTTTCGTAAATGACGAAGAGATAACCCGCTTGAATGAACTCTATCTGAAACGGAGCGGACCGACCAACGTCATATCATTTCCCATGCAGTCCCCGGATCTCCCCGGCATACACCCTGAAATCCTGGGAGATGTGGTTATTTCCATGGAGACCGCCGGTCGGGAGGCCGGGCAGGAAGATATCAGCCTCGAGGCAAAAACAGACTGGCTTCTTGTCCACGGTATATTACACCTGTTAGGTTACGATCATGAAAAGGCGAAAGACGCCCGTGCGATGTTTAAAAAAGAAAAAGAAATGTTAGATATTTTAAGGAGGGACTAG
- a CDS encoding radical SAM protein, translating to MPLTVCETFYSIQGESTFAGWPCFFIRLSGCNLRCSYCDTTYAYTEGRILSKEDILRQVEACGSKIVEVTGGEPLLQTETVLLLNALADRNYVVLLETNGSRSLRDVPQGVVKIMDLKCPSSGMSAYMDFNNMRYLDLKDQVKFVIQDRSDYEWAREKMSRHHIPVYTQAVLSPGWQKMDAKTLAEWMLADRLAARMQIQLHKYLWPDRERMV from the coding sequence TTGCCCCTGACCGTATGCGAGACGTTTTACAGCATCCAGGGAGAATCTACCTTTGCCGGCTGGCCGTGTTTTTTTATACGCCTTAGTGGTTGCAATCTGAGATGCAGTTATTGTGATACCACCTATGCCTACACCGAAGGCCGCATTTTAAGTAAGGAAGATATACTGCGCCAGGTGGAGGCTTGCGGGTCTAAAATAGTTGAGGTCACAGGCGGTGAGCCGCTTTTACAGACGGAGACCGTACTGCTTCTCAACGCCCTGGCAGATAGGAATTATGTCGTTCTTCTGGAGACCAACGGAAGCCGCTCTTTAAGAGATGTGCCGCAAGGGGTAGTAAAAATCATGGATCTTAAATGCCCGTCCAGCGGGATGTCCGCCTACATGGACTTTAATAATATGCGTTATCTCGACCTAAAAGATCAGGTCAAGTTCGTTATTCAGGATCGCAGTGACTACGAATGGGCAAGGGAAAAGATGTCCAGGCATCATATCCCGGTCTATACCCAGGCTGTCCTGTCGCCGGGCTGGCAAAAGATGGATGCCAAAACCCTGGCCGAGTGGATGTTGGCTGACCGGCTGGCGGCCAGGATGCAGATACAATTGCATAAGTATCTCTGGCCGGACCGGGAGCGGATGGTGTAA
- a CDS encoding HDIG domain-containing protein gives MPGKEEKPAKPMSISGALSRLGEKTPQLLRDASFQRWLMLVTLSLFIAFLLSPSLSQKNVRYKPGDVAEEDIKASRDFSVEYYPPLGGNGPETANPGLSQGTAQIEDPPGQTNLATKSTETGRISAGAEAPQDQGQSIAAPVYLQIKKGEIIVREGERIQDAHLIKLKAQQSPSRQVDTISIFLGSALLTAIILKTLYNASLKRVKSFIASNKNLLFFCVLLALVLIAAKISLFVVRAVTVNMPQLDPNVLLYALPVASAAMLVSVFFTADMAIIFSLPASILAALLLANTLEFFIYFLVGSIIASRNVSQFKERGNVLKAGAIVGLVQVLMIIAFNLSTGSFFAFKTIEGMFTAFAGGCLLGIIVIGLIPIVEILFGYTTNFKLLELASMDHPLLQELMVQAPGTYHHSVIVGSMVESAARAVGANSLLAKVSAYYHDIGKTKKPVYFIENQIGMDNKHERLAPSMSSLILISHVKDGVELARKHKLGTEMIDIIRQHHGTSLISYFYEKARSAQDSDQSAVRIEDFRYPGPTPQTKEAGLIMLADAAEAASRTLNDPTPARIQGMVQKIINNIFADGQLNDCELTLKDMHQIAKSFTRVLTGIFHQRIEYPETTARGNGVKKTNADSDQQQTKDDKDRPPKDKGKSGETFKKLGSS, from the coding sequence ATGCCAGGCAAAGAAGAAAAACCGGCCAAGCCCATGTCCATCAGCGGCGCATTGTCAAGGCTGGGCGAAAAGACGCCGCAACTCCTTAGGGATGCGTCCTTTCAGCGCTGGTTAATGCTGGTCACGCTTAGCCTTTTCATAGCATTTCTTTTATCTCCAAGCTTGTCACAAAAAAATGTCCGGTACAAACCCGGTGATGTGGCCGAAGAAGATATAAAGGCTTCCCGCGATTTTTCAGTTGAATACTATCCGCCCCTGGGGGGAAACGGGCCTGAAACGGCTAACCCCGGTCTATCTCAAGGTACGGCGCAAATCGAAGATCCGCCGGGGCAGACAAACCTTGCCACTAAGTCCACAGAGACAGGCCGAATATCTGCCGGGGCAGAAGCACCCCAGGATCAGGGACAATCTATAGCAGCGCCGGTTTATCTCCAGATCAAAAAGGGAGAGATAATCGTTCGCGAAGGAGAGCGCATACAGGACGCGCATCTTATCAAACTAAAGGCCCAGCAAAGCCCTTCCCGGCAGGTGGATACCATCTCTATATTTCTGGGTTCAGCGCTGCTTACTGCCATTATCCTCAAAACGCTTTATAATGCCTCACTCAAGCGGGTTAAATCCTTCATAGCCAGCAATAAAAATCTACTTTTCTTCTGTGTGCTCTTGGCTCTCGTGCTTATTGCCGCAAAGATATCTCTGTTTGTTGTTCGGGCAGTCACTGTCAATATGCCGCAACTGGATCCGAATGTCCTTTTATATGCCCTGCCCGTCGCTTCCGCGGCTATGTTGGTAAGTGTGTTTTTCACGGCAGACATGGCCATTATATTTTCTCTGCCCGCCTCTATCCTGGCCGCCCTGCTCCTCGCAAACACCCTGGAATTTTTTATCTACTTTCTGGTAGGCAGCATAATCGCCTCCCGCAACGTCTCCCAGTTCAAGGAACGGGGAAATGTATTGAAGGCCGGCGCCATAGTCGGACTGGTCCAGGTGCTCATGATTATTGCTTTTAACCTCTCTACCGGTTCTTTCTTTGCCTTTAAAACCATTGAAGGTATGTTTACCGCCTTTGCGGGGGGCTGCCTTCTGGGGATCATAGTCATCGGTCTCATCCCCATTGTAGAGATCCTCTTTGGATATACCACAAATTTCAAACTGCTTGAACTGGCCAGCATGGACCATCCGCTCCTGCAAGAACTGATGGTGCAGGCCCCGGGGACATACCATCACAGCGTGATCGTAGGAAGTATGGTAGAGTCAGCCGCCCGGGCCGTTGGCGCGAACTCATTGCTGGCCAAGGTCAGCGCCTATTACCACGATATCGGTAAAACAAAAAAACCCGTTTATTTTATTGAAAACCAAATAGGGATGGACAACAAACATGAAAGGCTCGCTCCTTCTATGAGCAGCCTTATCCTTATCTCCCATGTCAAAGATGGCGTAGAATTGGCCAGAAAACATAAATTAGGCACAGAGATGATCGACATCATCCGGCAACACCACGGTACAAGCCTTATTTCTTATTTTTATGAAAAGGCCAGGAGCGCGCAGGATTCAGACCAGTCTGCAGTCCGTATAGAGGATTTTCGCTATCCCGGCCCCACACCCCAGACCAAGGAGGCCGGGCTGATAATGCTGGCCGACGCGGCTGAGGCTGCCTCCCGGACCCTCAATGATCCTACGCCGGCCAGAATCCAGGGTATGGTCCAAAAGATCATAAATAATATCTTCGCCGACGGCCAGCTCAATGACTGCGAGCTCACGCTCAAGGATATGCATCAGATAGCAAAGAGCTTTACACGCGTCCTGACGGGTATATTCCATCAGCGCATTGAATATCCGGAAACGACTGCCAGGGGTAACGGAGTAAAAAAAACCAATGCCGATTCTGATCAGCAACAAACAAAAGACGATAAGGATCGACCGCCGAAAGATAAGGGAAAAAGCGGAGAAACTTTTAAGAAACTTGGCTCATCCTGA
- a CDS encoding YkgJ family cysteine cluster protein — MDGQYSGMELLKRPLVPLTFLVSGLFLTTGLPDIAATVAKIKENITLDGVFYDNPQVILKDYLDVFEPYERFKRGELKTRGRLIVDLDHKPMDILAGTILEIKQELLRRELGHINSALCGQYHCTICCQGPLEEEENSFFELPLTEEEALLFPLPGIDTTLTRSTNAYAEPPLMRDDQPFYKTEPALYHWRQGWGLILTRGSFCPNLNRDNGRCLIYEKRPGVCRWPQIFPMVLEKVFDPEGVQGIASANGVSLNDLTDKDHYYVSQEKILAVWDCPYVQEYKDDIIRFAELSSLEPVFRRNKK; from the coding sequence ATGGATGGTCAGTATTCCGGCATGGAGCTGCTTAAAAGGCCGTTGGTACCTCTTACCTTTCTGGTCAGCGGGCTGTTTCTGACTACCGGCCTGCCGGACATTGCCGCGACCGTCGCTAAAATAAAAGAAAATATAACGCTGGACGGTGTGTTTTATGATAATCCTCAGGTCATATTAAAGGACTATCTGGATGTGTTCGAACCCTACGAAAGATTTAAAAGAGGAGAATTAAAAACCAGGGGGCGGCTGATCGTTGATTTAGACCACAAACCCATGGATATCCTGGCCGGTACCATTTTGGAGATAAAGCAGGAGCTGCTGAGGCGGGAATTGGGGCACATAAATTCTGCCCTTTGCGGACAGTATCATTGCACCATTTGCTGTCAGGGACCGCTGGAAGAGGAAGAAAATTCTTTTTTTGAGCTGCCGTTGACTGAAGAAGAGGCGCTGCTCTTCCCGTTGCCCGGCATAGATACAACCCTGACGCGATCCACAAACGCCTACGCCGAACCTCCGTTAATGCGGGATGACCAGCCCTTCTACAAGACGGAGCCCGCTCTTTATCACTGGCGTCAGGGATGGGGGCTTATTCTTACGCGCGGTTCTTTTTGTCCGAATTTGAACAGAGATAACGGCCGCTGCCTGATATATGAGAAGCGGCCAGGGGTCTGTCGCTGGCCACAGATTTTCCCGATGGTGCTGGAAAAGGTGTTTGACCCGGAAGGCGTCCAGGGTATTGCATCGGCAAACGGCGTGAGTCTCAACGATTTGACGGACAAGGATCACTACTATGTAAGTCAGGAAAAAATCCTGGCCGTATGGGATTGTCCGTATGTGCAGGAATACAAGGATGATATTATCCGGTTTGCTGAACTGAGCAGCCTTGAACCGGTTTTCCGCAGGAACAAGAAGTAA
- the murI gene encoding glutamate racemase, producing MIGIFDSGIGGLTVVRAVFQQLPDYEIVYFGDTARTPYGTKSPATIIDYAIQDTEFLLSRGAKIIVVACNTASSVATEALRDRFPGVPIFEVVTPAVVKVTQVTKNHNVGIIGTRATVNSNIYDKKIKDLYPDIKVFSNACPLLVPLVEEGWLKRRETKMILKKYLYPLKRKQIDTLVLGCTHYPLLKDIIQVKMGKRVKIVDSSAELAGYIKNYLAGHPEIEVILKRGNNNQFYVSDLTPTFAEIAKKILGRPIHLLLA from the coding sequence ATGATCGGCATATTTGATTCAGGCATCGGCGGCCTTACCGTAGTCAGGGCCGTTTTTCAGCAACTCCCGGACTATGAAATCGTATATTTTGGAGATACGGCCCGAACCCCCTATGGGACAAAAAGCCCGGCCACCATTATCGACTATGCTATCCAGGATACTGAATTTTTGCTTTCCAGGGGGGCCAAAATTATTGTCGTTGCCTGTAACACCGCCTCCAGTGTAGCCACAGAGGCGCTGCGGGACAGGTTCCCCGGCGTACCCATATTCGAGGTGGTAACCCCGGCCGTCGTCAAAGTCACACAGGTCACAAAAAATCACAACGTGGGTATCATTGGTACCAGAGCGACCGTCAATAGCAACATCTACGACAAAAAGATAAAAGACCTATATCCGGACATTAAGGTGTTCTCTAATGCCTGCCCGCTCCTCGTGCCTCTAGTGGAAGAAGGATGGCTTAAGCGCCGTGAGACCAAGATGATCTTAAAAAAATACCTTTACCCGCTGAAAAGAAAACAGATCGACACCCTGGTGCTGGGCTGCACCCATTACCCCCTGCTTAAAGATATTATTCAGGTGAAAATGGGTAAACGGGTTAAGATTGTGGACTCATCAGCGGAGCTGGCCGGTTATATTAAAAACTACCTGGCCGGGCACCCGGAAATTGAGGTTATACTCAAACGAGGCAACAATAACCAATTTTATGTCTCAGACCTTACGCCTACCTTTGCAGAGATTGCAAAAAAAATCCTGGGTAGGCCTATACACCTTTTGCTGGCATAG
- a CDS encoding DNA-binding protein, which translates to MEYREGRIARTFVLYFSDGDDPLEGIKKVAIEKGIRVAWFFLLGGLRQAGVVTGPERPDIPPKPMWKEFTGDAREIVGLGSILWNDREPLIHVHTAIGRGDEAVVGCVRRDARTFLVIEALIMEIEGLEARRKLDDKSGMFLASFD; encoded by the coding sequence ATGGAATACAGAGAAGGCAGGATTGCGCGTACCTTTGTTTTATACTTTAGTGACGGAGATGACCCGCTGGAGGGGATCAAAAAGGTCGCCATAGAGAAGGGGATCAGAGTGGCCTGGTTTTTCCTGCTCGGGGGGCTGCGGCAGGCCGGGGTGGTAACCGGCCCGGAAAGGCCGGACATTCCGCCTAAGCCTATGTGGAAGGAGTTTACCGGTGATGCCAGAGAGATCGTCGGACTGGGGAGCATACTCTGGAATGACCGGGAACCCTTGATTCATGTGCATACTGCCATAGGCAGAGGGGATGAAGCGGTTGTCGGTTGTGTCAGGCGCGATGCCCGCACCTTTTTGGTCATTGAGGCGCTGATTATGGAAATAGAAGGGCTTGAGGCCAGAAGAAAACTCGATGATAAAAGCGGCATGTTTCTGGCCAGCTTTGATTAG